Sequence from the Aquimarina sp. Aq107 genome:
AGTTTCTGGCTATTCCTTGCGGCTGCAATACTGTTTTTTGTTGGAATTGGTCTAGTAACCATTTTTGGAAACGTTCCATTAAATGAGGTTTTGGATGCCTCTAATTTAGAAACACTTTCTAAAATTGAATTGCAAGACCTTCGAAATAAATTCGAACAACCTTGGAATTATTGGCATACCATAAGAACAGTATCATCATTTAGCGCTTTTACACTTTTAATCATAGGCATGCTTTATGCAAAATAAGATAAGTCATCAAAATCTAAAACAAATAATCAATCAAAAAACGAACAGTTATGAAACATTTAAGAGCTATTAGTATTGGAATTATTATCTGGGTAATTGGAGTAAGTATTTACACAATTTCCTTCTACATTCCGATTTTAGAAGACCCAGAATTTCAGGCAAATATTTTATTGTCCTTAGGAATTCTACCAGTAGTGTGGTTAGGAGCAAAACTATATTACAGAAAAAAAAGTACTATAACAGGATACTGGTTAGGGGTAGTTTTCTTTTTAACCGCCACCATTTTAGATGCTTTAATTACGGTTCCCTATTTAATAATTCCTGATGGAGGATCCTATTATAGCTTCTTTGCTGCTGCTGGTTTTTGGCTCATTGGAATAGAGTTTATTGTAATGAGTACCACGTATTGGTATACAAAAGTTTTTAGTATAACAAATACTGCAAATTACTTATAAAAGTAAAATCAAAAAAATTAAATAATTAAAACACAATTAATATCAATTTAAAAACGAATAGAAATGAAAACAGAAAACATTTTAGTTATCGGAGGAACTGGAAAAACTGGTCGCCGAGTTGCAGAAAATTTAACAGAATTAGGCCATAATGTACGCGTTGTTGGACGAAAAACAAACCCAATGTTTGATTGGGAAAACACTGATACCTATGACGCCGCTTTAAAAGATATGGATAGAGCCTATATTGTGTATTATCCGGATTTGGCAGTACCTGGCTCTAGAGATGCCATCAGTACACTTACCAAAAAAGCTTTAGAGGCTGGTTTAGAAAAAGTAGTATTACTTTCTGGTAAAGGCGAAACTGAAGCCGAAGCCTGTGAAGAAATCGTAGCAAACTCTGGTTTAAACTATACTTTGGTTAGAGCATCGTGGTTCAATCAAAATTTTAGTGAAGGTGCTTTCTTAGAATTTGTACTCAATGGTACTGTTGCATTACCAATGCCAAATGCAGAAATTCCATTTGTAGATGTCAATGATATAGCAGATGTAGTTTCTAAAGTCATCGTAGATGATAGCTATAACGGACAAACCATAACTGTAACAGGTCCTCAAAAAAGAACTTTTAAGGAGGTGGTTGAAATTATGGCTGAAGCTAGCAACAAGCATATTCAATTTGTACCAATTTCTATTGAAGAATTTAAGGAAGGTATGAAAAAAGCAGGATTACCTGATTCTTATGTATGGTTGTTCGGTTATTTATTCCAAGAAGTATTAGGAAATCCAGAGAACCAAGAAGTTTCTGATGATGTAGCCAAAGTATTGGGCAAACCAGCCATAGATTTTGAAACATTTGCCAAACAAACTGCTGCTACTGGTCTTTGGAATCAAAATGTTACGGAAACATTATAATATAAAAAACAATCATACAATAGGGCCTTTAAGTCAATTAACAATTAAATTATTGGTCCTATTGTTAATTACAAAAAATAATATAACAAATAAAAATATAAAATCAGGTACCATTTTTGGAGCAGGGATTGGACTTTTAGCAGGAATCTTAACCGGTAATATTGCTATTGGATTAGCTCTTGGAGCTGGCGTAGGTTTGGTTTTTGGAACCGTAATTAAAAAATAACAATGAAAAAATTTCTTAAATACACCTCGTTATCAGTTGTCCTAATTGTTGTATGGACTATAATGATTTTTTTAGGTACAGACAAAGGTTGGTGGCATACACCATTCACTGAACAAAAAGAGTCTACAAAGTTTATCAAATCAGTTCACAAAGAACTCAAAAAAGAATTTGTAGGCAGTATGGCAATGGCTATATTTAAAGATGGAGCGCCAGTAACGGAATCTTTCCATTCAAAGAATACTTCAGTTAACCGAAATACCGTGTTTCAAGTAGCTTCTCTTTCAAAATTTGTCTCAGCTATTGGCGTTATGCGATTAGTTCAGGAAGGAAAGTTAGATTTGGATGTTCCCGTATCTAACTACCTTAAACGATGGCAATTACCACCTAGTTCCTTTGATAACAATAAAGTTACGGTTAGGAGGCTTCTTAGTCATACTGCAGGATTGACTGATGGTCTTGGATACTCTGGTTTCGAGAATTTAAAAGATGTGCAATCTTTAGAATCTTCACTTACCAAAGCAAAAGATGCAGACCAAGGCAGAAATGGCAGCACGCAAGTAGGCATTTTACCAGGAAGCGAATGGCGATACTCTGGAGGAGGATTTACATTGCTTCAACTTATTGTAGAGGAAGTGAGTAGGCAGTCTTTTAATCAGTATATGAGAATAGAAATTTTTGAACCCTTAGGAATGCAATCGTCTTTCTATCAATGGGATGAAAAGTTTCGTAACAGACTCTGTGATTTTTATAACGCAGATGGTTCTAAAGCACCACACTTTTATTACACCTCTCTGGCTGCAACATCGCTGTATACAACATTAACCGATTTAGAAAAACTTTTTACTCTTTTTGATGAAAAACAAAGCGCTATAAAGCCATTACAGCCAAAATATCAAAGAATGATGTGGCAAGTTGAAGCAAATAAACTTGGTGCTCCTATATACGGACTCGGCACCTTTCTTTTTGCTGAAATTGACAATGGACAATTTATAATAGGACATGATGGTCAAAGCAATCCACCTATTAATACAGCCTTTCGATATAATCCTACAAATGGAGATGGTGTTATCATTTTGACAACTGGAAACTCCGATTTTGCTACCCGAATTGCAAGTGACTGGGTATTTCTAAATACTGGAAAAGTAGATACTTTACTATTTGCGATGCAACAAAATAAGATGGTCAGTAATGTAATAATAGGTAATGTAGTAATCATACTGCTAATTATAACTATTTCCCTTTCGCGAAAGTACTATAAAAGAAAAGTATAACCCATAAACATAAAATTATATCTACGTCAAACGCGATATGACGTTTGCAGAAAGAAAACCTATAGAAAAAAATAATGCACACTCTAATGCATTTGCTGATTTTACTAATGATTATTTTAAATCTAGTAAAACACTTAATATTAAAGAATTAAAAAAAGCTTGAAATGTTTCTGATAACTAAATAAATTTTAAATGGAATTTTTAAATTAGCTAGATGAAACATTTCAAAACACTATCATCCTTCTTAAATTATATTGAACTCCCTCCTCCAGAGCATCCTATGCTCAGTGTTTTCTCTACTAAAGGTGAAGGTTTTTTACCTTGTCCGAAAGAAAGTTCGCCTCCTATTACAAATGATTGCTATTCCATTAGTTTGAAGAAAATTATTAAAGGTGATTTAAATTATGGAAGAACAAATTATGATTTTACAAATGGTGTTTTAATTTTTATTGCTCCAAGACAAGTTTTACAATGGGATAATAGTGTAATCTATGAACAAAAAGGTTTTTCTCTAAATTTTCATGAAGACTTTCTGAAAGGAACAGAGTTGGCGCAGCAAATTAAGAAATATAGCTTCTTTTCATATTCGGTGAACGAAGCGCTACACCTATCACCAAGAGAAGAAAAACAAATTGAATCCATTGTAGAAAACATTAATATTGAATACCTAAATAATCCGGATGAATTTAGTAAAGAAATTATCATTTCACAATTAAGTACACTTTTAAAATACGCCAAACGCTTTTATGAAAGACAATTTTTAAATCGCAAAGAGCTATCAAATAATCTACTAGAGCAATTTAATCAACAATTATCAAAGTATTTTAATTCGGGACAATTGCAAGAAAAAGGTATTCCAAGTATAGAACAAATTGCAGATCAACTATCCGTTTCACAACGTTACCTGAGTGATACACTCAAAAAAGAATCAGGAAAAACTTCTACTGAACATTTGCAGTTATATTTAATTGATGAAGCAAAGAATGTACTATTAAACCCTGGCAAGACAATTTCTGAAGTTGCTTATGAATTAGGTTTTGAATACCCTCCTTATTTTTCAAGATTATTTAAAAAGAAAGAAGGTATTAGCCCTAAAGAGTATAGAAAAAAACACAAAATGAATTAAAAAATGAAACATGCTTTATTTGTAATATTAACTCTTACAACTCTGATTTCTTGCAAATTAAATCAGGAAAAAAAAGAACAACAAGAACCAAATGGACAACGACCATCTTCTGCGCAATTAATTGATGAATTAGACAGTAACAAAGATGGAAAATTATCCAAAGCGGAAGTCAAAGGACCAATTGCAGATGATTTTAATAATATCGATAGTAATAATGATGGCTTTTTAACTTTAGAAGAGTTAAATAAACAGGAAGATAAACCGCCAAGAACAACAAATACGAATAAGGATTTGTCCAATGAAATTGATTCTTCTATGAAGGTAATTCCAGTAAATACAGATTACTTTATTTCGGAAAACATAATTGACGGTATTCAAAAGGAAATGGTTGAATTAAATGGTATTAAGACTCTATGTTATGTCATCAAAACAAATTCTCAAGCAACTGAACATCAAATGGGTCCTTGGTGCCCTCGACATATTGAAGATGGAATGGAGAAAGCAGGAATTTGGTTTAAAGATGATAAAGTTTATGATGTTTCGGGACACTTTATTGCCGAATTGGCCCAATTTTACAGTGATGACAAGTGGAAATTATATAGAGAAGATGGGACTATTAAAGTAACCGACACTGAAGAAGGATGTTTGGCGGCAGCAAAACCACAAGTAGAGGAAGAATATCATAACTATTGTGTAGAATGTTTGCCTGAATATTTCAAAGATCAAGTAACAACCTTTGTGATTCCGGTAACACCAAGATATATAAAAACTGCTCAAAGTTTTGGAAGAGGTGGAATAGGAATTGCTTTAAATGGAGTTAAATATGATCCACCTGCTCCAACACACGCAATATTAGCGGCACATACAATTGCTCCTTTGGATGACCACGGAGGACATGTAAACCCGCATGGAGGGTATCATTATCACGCAGTCACTGGCTCTACTAAAGAAATTACTCAAACTAATTCGCACTCCTCTATGATTGGATATGCAATTGACGGTTTCGGAATTTATGCTTTAAAAGATAAAAACGGGAATAAGTCTGGAAATTTAGATGAATGTGGTGGTCATTTTGATGATAAACTAGGATATCATTATCACGCAGGCGAACCAGGAGGAAACCAAATTATAAAATGTTTACACGGATTACCTGGGTATACCCAAACAAAAGAGTAGAAAATATAAAACAAAGGCTTTACATATGTGCATTAGATAAGGTACCGTAACCAAATCGTTAGCTGTAATGTCTAGTATCTGAAGTTAATAAAAAAAGGTAATGAACGAACTTTATACCAATTTAGCGGAAGTTTATGAAGCAATGTACTCGTCTTTTATTGATTACAAGGCCGAGTTCGAATTTTATGCAAGTATTCTTAAAAAAAACGATAAAAAGCAAGTACTTGAATTAGGAAGTGGAATCGGGCATTTGGGTAATTTCTTTCAAAAAAATGAATTTGAATATTCAGGTATTGATTTAAGTGAAGGAATGGTCAAAATTGCCAAAAGAAAATATCCAAAGTGCGAATTCTCAAAGGAAGATATACGTTCTTTTAAGTTGGATAAGCAAGTAGGAAGTATGCTAATGGTAGGCAGAACTATCAGCTATCTATTGACTAATAAAGATGTTTTATCCACTTTTCATAATGTATACAATAATCTTAAAGAAAAAGGAATATTTAGTTTTGACTTTATTGATGCTGAAAAATTTATACCTTCAATTCGACATAGGAAAGAAGTCTTTCATAATGCAACTTATGAGAACGAGGAATATCTAAGAAAAAGTATATGGAATATAGACTTAGATAAAGGAATGACCTTTAACTGGGAATCTCACTATTTCAAGAAATCGAAAGATGGCTTAAAAGAAATCGGAATAGATAAATCAGTGATTAGAACTTTTACTAGGGAGGAAATTAGAATATTTCTAGAGCTTAATGATTTTAAAATAAAAGAAATCATATCGAAAGAATCCTATGCATTTCCAACATATGTAATCGTAGCAGAAAAGTGATGTATTATGCGCATAGAATATTTTTTTTTTAATCTTTTAGTTTTATATTATTTTCTTTAAAATCAATTACGGAATTACGTTTTGTTTATATTTAATTTAATTTTATTCTAACAATATATTTTTTTCAATTTTAATTCGTTTATACGTTAAATTAAAAAAACTGCATTTGCTGTTTTAACCTTAAACCAACTAAAATACCTCAATGAAAAAGATCACACTTCTCTTGGTAATTATTACATTATCTGTAATAAAATTAAATGCTCAACTTACTCTTCCATATACTTTTGAAAATAACTCAAGATATGCAGATGAAGATATTTATATTGGATTAGTTGGTAAGATGGAACCTACTGGTGATGTTTGGATGAATATAACTAATAGTTCTTTAGTAGCTATGTCTGCTGATGATAATACTGTAGATGGACCGGAATGGAGCGAACCTGCAGGATGGAAATACCCAGATATTTTTACCAAATTAAGTGAGATTACAGATAAAAAAATTCTAATCCCTCACGGCTTATATGCTTGTAGAATTTTTATTTCCTTTGAATCGCCTATGTATTTACGTTTTCATGAAACAGGTGGTTACGCGGGTGCTAATTTAAATTCAGAATCAGACCCTAATGATGGAATACGTTGGGAGTTGGTAGAATTAACTTGGGGAGATGCTGGTTTATGGACCAATACTAGCCGTGTTGATGCGTATCAATACCCAATGGGATTAGAAGTAAATGGCTTTTCTGGTGGTGTTACAGGAGAAACTTATGAAGAATCCTATAACGAAGCTGTCAACGGAAATGGAACTCCTCAATTTAAAAAAATTGGAGAATTATTATCCCATGATGAAATTTTAGCCGCTTGGGATGAAAATGTGAGTACCGATTATTTGGTTGCTAAAACAATAAAAACCCATTCTTATGACGGAGAACCTATTATAGAACAACCATCTAAAGTAGATGAATTTCCAAAAGATGTTTTAGACAGATACATTGATGATATTTGGGAAACTTATAGTACTCATGATTTACATATTAATATTGGAGATCGAGGAACCTGGGTGGGTAGAGTTAATAATAATAATAACCAATTTGTTTTTACTGATCCTGCTGATGGGACTATTGCCACTATTTATGACAAACCCACTACAGTAAATGCAATAGAAGGTTCTGGCTATTTAGCATATACACCTCATGATGCTAGTGTAAATACTGAAGCATATAATGAAGATTTAATGATTCAGGCACAAATGGCTGCAGCCATAAGTCGACACGCTATTTATACAAGCATCACAGATGAAACTGTTCAATACTCTCACGATGCAACTCGTTTTTTTCAAATAGAACCTTATAATGAATATGTAAGGTTTTTTCATGATGACATCATTAGTTTTGAATCTCAAACATATGCATTTGCTTATGATGACGTTGGTGATCATTCATCTACAATTCAATCTACGTTCCCCACAGAAGTAAAAGTAATTATTGGTGGATATTCTGAAGATAATGTTTTATCTACTTCCGAAACATTAATAAATGATGGGTTAATGATACTGTATCCAAATCCTACAAACGGAAATAATATTACTCTATCTGGTCTAAAAAATGATTTTACAATAAATATTTATACTATTGAAGGAAAACTCATTAAATCTGAAGAAGCTATAAGTACCAAGAATATCCAAATCGAAACCTCTAATTTAACTAATGGCCTGTACCTAGCTGAGATAAATAGTAAGGACAATAAGTATACTAAAACATTCAAGTTTTTAATAAACTAATAAAGTATATAACATCCTGTTTGTAGCAATTCTTAGAATCTAAATGAAATAAAGCTAAAAGTTACGGTAGAAAAAAAAAGTGCTACTGTAATATTTGCATCTATCCATTCACTTTAACTGAATAGATAGAATAAATAAAAGATTAATTTGAATTATTCAAGTAATGTAGAGATCTAGATAAACTGATTGATGAATTACCAAAAACTAGCAAAGTGAGACAATTTATGTGAAAAGAAATACTGTTGACATCTATAAAACATACTCGATATTATAAATTTTCTAATTTAGCAAAGCCCACTGTCTTTCTATAAATATCTGGAGAAACCCCTACCTTCTTTTTAAAAAATCTACTAAAATAAAATTCATCGTCATATCCAAGACTCGCTGCGATTTGTTTCAAAGGTTTTGAAGTCAAGTAAAGTTCACGCTTAGCCTCGATAATGATTCTATTAGAAATTAATGAACTTGGTGTTTGTTTTAAATATTTTTTTACAATTCCCGCCAAAGTTTTTGTGCTAATACATAAAATATCCGCATACTCTTTAGGAGAATGTAACTTAAAATAATTATTCTCAATAGAGTTTATTAAATTTTGTAAAATCTCAGATTTCTCATCAGAAAACTTCGGTACTATATCCTTATCAAAATGTCTTTTCTGTCTTACTCCTTCTATTAAAAATACCTTTAAAAAAGCTACAAGAACTTCATGCTGCGCTATAGAGTCCTTATCCATTTCCTTTGATATTTGATCAATCAAATTAAAAAATAGTGTTTCTTCTAAAATTTCAAAATGTGGAAGATTATGAAAATTATTAAAAAGGATTCCTTCTGTTTCTATTTCATTTTGATGACGATAGGTACAAAAAAAATCAGGATGAAAATTTAATAACCATCCAGAACAAGGATCCTTAGAAGTAATCATAAAAGCCTGATATGGCGACATACAAATCATTTGATTACCTTTCAATTCATAATTAAACATATCAGCATTGAGCCTATAATCACTGCCTTTCAATAAAATAATAGAATAATAATTTTTTCTTTGTAAGTGATCAAATTGACTAAGGTTTTCAAACCTTTCTAGTCTAAAAGCGAGTTCACCATTTTGTTTATCAATAATAGTTTGGGCCATACCTAATCTATTTTTCTTTTAGAATCACGGATTAAAAAGAAAGGAGTGTAAGAAACACTCCTTTCGAAGATAATAATTATTTTGAAGCCAATATATCTATTTTTCGAATGGCGGATGGTTCAAAATTTTCTAGAATAGAAGAAGCATTTTCCATAAGTGCAGCTGCAACCTTACCTGATAAATGTGCATCTCTACCAGAATCTTCTACAAAGGTATCAAAGATTCCATACGTAGTAGCATCAATTTTAAAAGCATACCAAGACAATGTTTTAGGTTCCTCTTCTACTAATTCTCTCCCTATATTAAGCAAGTTTTCTACTTCTGTTGTTTTTACTTCTTTAGATTTCATAATAACCAACAAACCTTTATTTTGTGAACCCAATTTATGATTAGAAGCCAATATGTCTATTGTTCTAATATCCTTACTTGGATCAAAGTCATCCAATAAATCTGCGGCATTAGCTAGTAATGCCTTAGCAACTTCGCCTGTTAAATGTGCTTGTCTACCTTCTTCTACTTTAAAAGTATCATAGATCCCAAAAGTGTTATTATCTATCTGAAAAGCAAACCACGAAACTGTATTAGGTTCTTTTTCTACTAGTGCTAATCCTTGATGTAAAAAATTTTTAACCTCTAGTTCTTTTCCTGATTTAGCTTTCATAATTACTAATAATCCGATAGCTTCTTTTTCTTTGTCTTTCATGGTGCTTGTATTTATAGATTTTGAAAATGTTTGAACTGAAAACCCTAGAAAAAATACTAAGAACGTTAATTTTAATGGAACGTTAGTTTTCATATTTTTTTCGTTTTTTATTCTGTACAAATTTGGGTTGAAATACAGAACTGTGGAATGGATATTTATTACTAAAGCATGGACAATTTTCAAAAAAAGAAATACTATCAAATCTACTATCTCTATAATCATGTATAAACACTTGAATGTTTGGTTTAACAGAAGCTATATTAATTATCTTAAAGTCAATTAGATAGAGACACTAACGTTTATTAAAAACAATTAATAATTATATATTTAGATATAAAATAAAGAAACAGAATTTACATCAACTAATTAATAAAAAGTTTTGCTTAGTGCTTAATCTAAAAATCAGTAATTTTAGTTCTGTATTAACTATAACCTAACTCTTAGAGCCCACTTCTAAAACATCAAATGAAAAAACATATATTAATTCTAGCTTGTTTCTATTTTGTATACGGGATTAAAGCACAGGAAAAAATTATGGTGAATGCCATCAATCGCGAATCCACCTCACTTAATGGTTATTGGAAATATATTGTAGATCCATATGAAAATGGGTTTTACAATTATAGATATGAACCATTTGAAAATCAAGAAAATCCAGGAAACGGTGCTTTCTTTACCAATGCCAAACGTAAATCAAAATCAGATTTAGTGGAGTATGATTTTGATAAAATGGATAGCCTTAAAGTTCCTGGCGATTGGAACTCACAAAAGGAAAAGTTATTCTATTATGAAGGTACTTTATGGTATAAAAAATCGTTCGATTATACTAAAAAACAAGAAGATAGTAGAGTATTTGTCTATTTCGGGGCCTCAAATTATGAAACCGACGTTTATCTCAACGGAAAGAAATTAGGTAAACATATTGGTGGATTTACTCCATTTCAGTTTGAAATTTCCAAATTATTAAAACCTAAAGGGAATTATATAGTAGTTAAAGTTGATAACAAAAGAAAAAGAGATGCTGTTCCTACTTTAAATACAGATTGGTGGAATTATGGCGGAATTACACGAGAAGTAAAGCTTATAGAAACTAGTAGTACGTTTATTTCTGACTATCAACTTTATTTAGACGATGAGGATACTAAAATAATAACAGGTCAAATAGAGTTAAATGGCTTTAAAATAGCAGAACAAGAAATTACAATCAATATTCCGGAATTAGGTATTAATGAAAAATTAAAAACAGATAATAATGGTAAATGTACTATTAAATTAAAGTCCAAAAACATTAGATATTGGTCTCCAGAATCTCCAAAATTATATGATGTAACAATTAGTACGCAAGAAGATAAAATAGCAGATCAAATTGGTTTTAGAACTATCAAAACAAAAGGGGCAGAAATTCTAATTAATGAGAAAAGCTTATTTCTCAAAGGTATTTCTATTCACGAAGAAAGTCCTATCAACGGTGGTCGATGTAATTCTAAAGAAGACGCAAAAAAATTATTAGAATATGCTCAAAGTTTAGGTTGTAACTATGTCCGATTAGCGCATTATCCTCATAATGAGTATATGGTTCGATTAGCGGATAAAATGGGGATTTTAGTTTGGGAAGAAAACCCTGTTTATTGGACAATTTCTTGGGATAATGAAGAAACGTATCTTAATGCTCAAAATCAGATTTCGGAAGTCATCAGACGAGATAAAAACCGAGCAAGCGTAATCATTTGGTCAATGGCTAATGAAACCCCTAATAGCGATGCTAGAAATGAGTTCCTTACCAAACTTGCTAAATTTACCAAAGAACAGGATCCTACTCGTTTGATTAGTGCGGCTTTAGAACAGCACGATTATAACGGTAATCCTAATACAAGAACAATTGACGATCCATTTGCTGAAATTGTCGATGTTTTAAGTTTCAATCAATATATAGGTTGGTATGATGGTGAAATAGAAAAATGTCAGCGAATCAAATGGAAAATTACTCAAGACAAGCCTGTAATAATCTCAGAATTTGGTGCTGGAGCTAAATATGGATTGCATGGAGAAAAAGATGATAGATGGACAGAAGAATATCAGGAATTCCTATATCAAGAAACTTTAAAAATGGTTGACGGAATAGAACAATTAAAAGGAATATCACCTTGGGTTTTAGTTGATTTTAAATCTCCCAGAAGAGTTCTACCAGAAATTCAAGATAACTATAATAGAAAAGGTTTAATTTCGGAAAAAGGTGAAAAGAAAAAAGCTTTTTTCGTCCTCAAAGAATATTACGAGAAAAAAAAATAAGGTAACCAATGAAAATATCATATGGAAAAGCAAAACTAATAGACTCTTTGAGAATATCAGTTTTATTGAAAACAATTTACATTGAAACCTATGCTGTTGATGGAATAACATTTGAGTTTGCAAATTTTATAACTAAAAGGTTCTCTTTAGAGCTTATAGAAAACATCATAAAAGAAAATCCAAATAGACTTATTATTGCTTATCAAAATGAAAATCCAGTTGGTGTTGCCGAAATAATCTATAATAGCACTTGTCCTATTAGAAAAATAAAAGTTCCCGAGTTAAGCAAATTGTATGTTCTAAAAAGATTTTATGGAAAAGGAATTGGATATGGGTTAATTAACGAGGCAGAAAAAGCAGTTAAAGAACATGGATTTACTGAGTTTAATCTTGAGGTTTATATCAAAAATGATAGAGCAATAGCTTTCTATGAAAGACAAGGTTATACATCAATTGGAAATGTGGATTTCCCTATGGAATCTAACACTTATGAAAATCTAGTAATGAATAAAGTATTCAATTAATAAAGCATAGTTATATTCCTATAACTAAACTTTTTTTTAATAAGTATAAAGAATTAAATCATAAAAGAATACACAAGTAATGATATATTCTTCTACCCGATTTTACTGTTAAAAAATAGTAAAACATTTTTCAATTTGCTACACATTATGTAGCTTTGCTATCAATAATGTAGCAAATTAAACTATGTCACTACCCACACCAGGAAAACCAGTTAGAGGTTCGAAATCAGGAAATCATTTAATGGCACTATTTGACTTACTAGGAAGAAGTTGGTCGATGGGAATTATTTGGAGACTACAAGAAGGA
This genomic interval carries:
- a CDS encoding DUF1772 domain-containing protein; translation: MEFKLKFIVLMLGLLFTGLTAGLCFTWSNAVTPGIGRLDNLTFLRSFQSMNRAIINARFMIVFFGPVILLFVNTYLFKNSSISFWLFLAAAILFFVGIGLVTIFGNVPLNEVLDASNLETLSKIELQDLRNKFEQPWNYWHTIRTVSSFSAFTLLIIGMLYAK
- a CDS encoding DUF5367 family protein — translated: MKHLRAISIGIIIWVIGVSIYTISFYIPILEDPEFQANILLSLGILPVVWLGAKLYYRKKSTITGYWLGVVFFLTATILDALITVPYLIIPDGGSYYSFFAAAGFWLIGIEFIVMSTTYWYTKVFSITNTANYL
- a CDS encoding NmrA family NAD(P)-binding protein, producing the protein MKTENILVIGGTGKTGRRVAENLTELGHNVRVVGRKTNPMFDWENTDTYDAALKDMDRAYIVYYPDLAVPGSRDAISTLTKKALEAGLEKVVLLSGKGETEAEACEEIVANSGLNYTLVRASWFNQNFSEGAFLEFVLNGTVALPMPNAEIPFVDVNDIADVVSKVIVDDSYNGQTITVTGPQKRTFKEVVEIMAEASNKHIQFVPISIEEFKEGMKKAGLPDSYVWLFGYLFQEVLGNPENQEVSDDVAKVLGKPAIDFETFAKQTAATGLWNQNVTETL
- a CDS encoding serine hydrolase; this translates as MKKFLKYTSLSVVLIVVWTIMIFLGTDKGWWHTPFTEQKESTKFIKSVHKELKKEFVGSMAMAIFKDGAPVTESFHSKNTSVNRNTVFQVASLSKFVSAIGVMRLVQEGKLDLDVPVSNYLKRWQLPPSSFDNNKVTVRRLLSHTAGLTDGLGYSGFENLKDVQSLESSLTKAKDADQGRNGSTQVGILPGSEWRYSGGGFTLLQLIVEEVSRQSFNQYMRIEIFEPLGMQSSFYQWDEKFRNRLCDFYNADGSKAPHFYYTSLAATSLYTTLTDLEKLFTLFDEKQSAIKPLQPKYQRMMWQVEANKLGAPIYGLGTFLFAEIDNGQFIIGHDGQSNPPINTAFRYNPTNGDGVIILTTGNSDFATRIASDWVFLNTGKVDTLLFAMQQNKMVSNVIIGNVVIILLIITISLSRKYYKRKV
- a CDS encoding AraC family transcriptional regulator, with the translated sequence MKHFKTLSSFLNYIELPPPEHPMLSVFSTKGEGFLPCPKESSPPITNDCYSISLKKIIKGDLNYGRTNYDFTNGVLIFIAPRQVLQWDNSVIYEQKGFSLNFHEDFLKGTELAQQIKKYSFFSYSVNEALHLSPREEKQIESIVENINIEYLNNPDEFSKEIIISQLSTLLKYAKRFYERQFLNRKELSNNLLEQFNQQLSKYFNSGQLQEKGIPSIEQIADQLSVSQRYLSDTLKKESGKTSTEHLQLYLIDEAKNVLLNPGKTISEVAYELGFEYPPYFSRLFKKKEGISPKEYRKKHKMN
- a CDS encoding YHYH protein, whose product is MKHALFVILTLTTLISCKLNQEKKEQQEPNGQRPSSAQLIDELDSNKDGKLSKAEVKGPIADDFNNIDSNNDGFLTLEELNKQEDKPPRTTNTNKDLSNEIDSSMKVIPVNTDYFISENIIDGIQKEMVELNGIKTLCYVIKTNSQATEHQMGPWCPRHIEDGMEKAGIWFKDDKVYDVSGHFIAELAQFYSDDKWKLYREDGTIKVTDTEEGCLAAAKPQVEEEYHNYCVECLPEYFKDQVTTFVIPVTPRYIKTAQSFGRGGIGIALNGVKYDPPAPTHAILAAHTIAPLDDHGGHVNPHGGYHYHAVTGSTKEITQTNSHSSMIGYAIDGFGIYALKDKNGNKSGNLDECGGHFDDKLGYHYHAGEPGGNQIIKCLHGLPGYTQTKE
- a CDS encoding class I SAM-dependent methyltransferase — its product is MNELYTNLAEVYEAMYSSFIDYKAEFEFYASILKKNDKKQVLELGSGIGHLGNFFQKNEFEYSGIDLSEGMVKIAKRKYPKCEFSKEDIRSFKLDKQVGSMLMVGRTISYLLTNKDVLSTFHNVYNNLKEKGIFSFDFIDAEKFIPSIRHRKEVFHNATYENEEYLRKSIWNIDLDKGMTFNWESHYFKKSKDGLKEIGIDKSVIRTFTREEIRIFLELNDFKIKEIISKESYAFPTYVIVAEK
- a CDS encoding beta-1,3-glucanase family protein, translated to MKKITLLLVIITLSVIKLNAQLTLPYTFENNSRYADEDIYIGLVGKMEPTGDVWMNITNSSLVAMSADDNTVDGPEWSEPAGWKYPDIFTKLSEITDKKILIPHGLYACRIFISFESPMYLRFHETGGYAGANLNSESDPNDGIRWELVELTWGDAGLWTNTSRVDAYQYPMGLEVNGFSGGVTGETYEESYNEAVNGNGTPQFKKIGELLSHDEILAAWDENVSTDYLVAKTIKTHSYDGEPIIEQPSKVDEFPKDVLDRYIDDIWETYSTHDLHINIGDRGTWVGRVNNNNNQFVFTDPADGTIATIYDKPTTVNAIEGSGYLAYTPHDASVNTEAYNEDLMIQAQMAAAISRHAIYTSITDETVQYSHDATRFFQIEPYNEYVRFFHDDIISFESQTYAFAYDDVGDHSSTIQSTFPTEVKVIIGGYSEDNVLSTSETLINDGLMILYPNPTNGNNITLSGLKNDFTINIYTIEGKLIKSEEAISTKNIQIETSNLTNGLYLAEINSKDNKYTKTFKFLIN